In a single window of the Pyrococcus sp. NA2 genome:
- a CDS encoding DHHA1 domain-containing protein, whose amino-acid sequence MDKEGFLEKIREAVELVKFHIELGHTIRIVSHRDADGITAAAILAKALLREGANVHVSIVKQVSKELLDELKDEEYKIIIFSDLGSGSLGLIEEYLKEKSVVILDHHPPEDVKLSEKHILANPVQFGANSVRDLSGSGVTYFFAKELNERNRDLAYIAIVGAVGDMQENDGIFHGMNLDIIEDGKSLGILEVRKELRLFGRETRPLYQMLAYATNPEIPEITGDERRAMEWLRNKGFNPEKRYWELSEEEKKRLHDLLVIHMIKHGAEKEDIDKLIGDVVISPLYPEGDPRHEAREFATLLNATGRLNMGNLGVAVCMGDEEAYKKAVKMVEEYKREQIEARKWLIQNWDKEVWEGENVYVLYVGRNIRDTLVGIAASMAINAGLANPEKPVIVFADTDENPNLLKGSARTTEKALKKGYHLGEALKKASEIVGGEGGGHAIAAGIRIPRARLAEFRKLIDKILGEQVKGNENQG is encoded by the coding sequence ATGGACAAAGAGGGATTTTTGGAAAAGATAAGGGAGGCAGTAGAATTAGTTAAGTTCCACATTGAGTTAGGGCATACCATAAGGATAGTTTCTCATAGGGATGCCGATGGCATAACGGCAGCCGCAATTCTAGCTAAGGCCCTGTTGAGGGAAGGAGCAAACGTGCATGTTAGCATAGTAAAGCAGGTTAGCAAGGAGTTGCTGGATGAGCTTAAGGATGAGGAATATAAGATCATCATATTCTCCGACCTTGGAAGTGGATCGCTTGGATTAATCGAGGAGTACCTGAAAGAGAAGAGCGTAGTGATTCTCGATCATCATCCTCCTGAGGATGTTAAGCTCAGCGAGAAGCACATCTTAGCTAATCCAGTTCAATTTGGAGCGAATAGTGTTCGAGACTTAAGCGGTTCAGGTGTAACTTACTTCTTCGCAAAGGAGCTCAATGAGAGGAACAGGGATCTGGCTTATATAGCAATAGTTGGGGCCGTTGGGGACATGCAGGAAAATGATGGTATCTTCCATGGAATGAATTTGGATATAATAGAGGACGGTAAGTCCCTGGGTATACTTGAAGTTAGGAAAGAGTTGAGATTGTTCGGAAGGGAGACGAGACCCTTGTATCAGATGCTTGCCTATGCAACAAATCCTGAGATACCTGAGATTACTGGAGATGAGAGAAGGGCCATGGAATGGTTAAGAAATAAAGGATTCAATCCAGAGAAGAGGTACTGGGAGTTAAGCGAAGAGGAAAAGAAAAGGCTCCATGATTTACTTGTTATACACATGATAAAGCATGGAGCTGAAAAGGAGGACATAGACAAGCTAATAGGTGACGTCGTGATAAGTCCTCTATACCCAGAAGGTGATCCAAGGCACGAGGCCAGGGAGTTCGCAACTCTATTGAACGCAACGGGAAGGCTCAATATGGGCAATCTCGGAGTTGCAGTCTGCATGGGGGATGAGGAAGCCTATAAGAAGGCCGTTAAGATGGTTGAGGAGTACAAGAGGGAGCAAATAGAGGCTAGAAAGTGGCTAATTCAGAACTGGGATAAGGAAGTCTGGGAAGGTGAAAACGTATACGTTCTATACGTTGGGAGGAACATAAGGGACACCCTAGTTGGAATAGCGGCGAGCATGGCGATAAACGCTGGATTGGCTAATCCAGAGAAGCCCGTCATAGTGTTTGCAGATACGGATGAGAATCCAAATCTCCTCAAGGGTTCAGCTAGAACAACCGAAAAAGCCCTAAAGAAAGGATATCACCTGGGAGAAGCTCTAAAAAAGGCCTCTGAAATAGTCGGAGGAGAAGGAGGGGGGCATGCTATAGCTGCAGGAATAAGGATACCAAGAGCTAGGTTGGCCGAATTCAGAAAGTTGATAGACAAAATTCTTGGAGAACAGGTGAAGGGTAATGAGAATCAAGGCTGA
- a CDS encoding 30S ribosomal protein S3ae, with product MAAKRRVSAAKDKWKLKQWYVIYAPDFFGGVEVGLTPADDPQKVINRVVEVTLKDITGDFTKGHVKLYFQVYDVKGQNAYTKFKGMKLARSYIRSLVRRRTTRIDGIFNITTKDGYKLRVMAMAIAMRRIQTSQERAIRKIMQEIIYKKAEELNFKDFVLEAVNGKIAAEIAKEAKKIYPLKKAEIRKIKVLGEPEAATAAA from the coding sequence ATGGCCGCGAAGAGGAGGGTTTCAGCTGCTAAGGATAAGTGGAAGCTCAAGCAGTGGTATGTAATTTATGCCCCAGACTTCTTTGGGGGAGTTGAAGTTGGATTGACACCAGCTGATGATCCACAGAAGGTAATAAACAGGGTTGTTGAGGTAACACTAAAGGACATAACTGGAGACTTCACGAAGGGGCACGTGAAGCTGTACTTCCAGGTCTACGATGTTAAGGGACAGAATGCCTACACTAAGTTCAAGGGAATGAAGCTTGCCAGGAGTTACATAAGGTCACTTGTGAGAAGGAGAACCACAAGGATAGATGGGATATTTAACATAACGACAAAGGATGGCTACAAGCTTAGGGTGATGGCCATGGCAATAGCCATGAGGAGGATTCAGACAAGCCAGGAGAGGGCCATAAGGAAGATCATGCAGGAGATTATATATAAGAAGGCTGAGGAGCTAAACTTCAAGGACTTCGTCCTCGAAGCGGTAAACGGAAAGATTGCCGCTGAGATAGCAAAGGAGGCCAAGAAGATTTACCCACTTAAGAAAGCTGAGATAAGGAAAATAAAAGTTCTTGGAGAGCCAGAAGCTGCTACT
- a CDS encoding 30S ribosomal protein S15, producing the protein MARMHARKRGKSGSKRPPRTAPPIWLEYTVEDIENLVVKLRKEGYSTAMIGTILRDQYGIPTVKLFRDPDNPNRKLTITRILEKHGLAPEIPEDLMFLIKRAVNLRKHLEQHPKDLHSMRGLQLIESKIKRLVKYYKRKGKLPKDWRYDPEQAKLLVR; encoded by the coding sequence ATGGCGAGGATGCATGCTAGAAAGAGGGGTAAGAGTGGTTCAAAGAGGCCCCCAAGGACGGCTCCCCCAATATGGTTGGAGTACACGGTAGAGGACATTGAGAACCTCGTTGTTAAGCTAAGGAAAGAGGGTTACAGCACGGCAATGATAGGAACCATTCTCAGGGATCAATATGGAATACCAACCGTAAAGCTGTTCAGGGATCCAGACAATCCAAACAGGAAGCTAACAATCACGAGAATACTTGAGAAGCACGGATTAGCTCCGGAGATTCCCGAGGATTTAATGTTCCTAATTAAGAGGGCCGTTAACCTTAGGAAGCACCTTGAGCAGCATCCAAAGGATCTGCACTCAATGCGCGGCCTCCAATTGATAGAGAGCAAGATAAAGAGGTTAGTCAAGTACTACAAGAGGAAAGGAAAGCTACCAAAAGACTGGCGTTACGATCCAGAGCAGGCAAAGCTTCTCGTGCGCTGA
- a CDS encoding KEOPS complex subunit Pcc1 produces the protein MRIKAEAYLVWEYEREEVAEAIAKAVNVDNISIPDGLKKSLNLITFPDGARVVTKVKYEGEIESLIVALDDLIFAIKVAEEVL, from the coding sequence ATGAGAATCAAGGCTGAGGCTTATTTAGTTTGGGAATACGAGAGGGAGGAGGTTGCGGAGGCAATAGCCAAGGCTGTTAATGTTGACAACATCTCGATCCCAGATGGTCTTAAGAAAAGTTTAAATTTAATCACGTTCCCCGATGGAGCGAGGGTAGTGACAAAAGTTAAATATGAGGGAGAGATTGAAAGCTTGATAGTTGCTCTCGATGATTTGATATTCGCGATCAAAGTTGCTGAGGAGGTGTTATGA